The DNA region TTCGCCTATAAAAACGGCGGTGCAGGCTGGTTGCTCTCCCACACCGCGGTCGGCCTTCTGCGTCTCAGGCTCTCAGCTACGTACGTACAAGGTTTGTGCTCTGTTCTACGTCTTTCATCACTGACCGCTCGCCGTGTGTTTTTGTTGATCGAGACGAGTGCAGTGGTGACAGATGAGTGGGCGCGGCGGCCGGAGGGGGGAGCTGAAGCTGAACGTGCCGCCGCCGGTGGCGGCGGAGGCGTCGCATAGAAGGAGGCGGCGGCGGAGGCGCTTGGAGGTggagtcgtcgtcgtcgtcgtcgtcgtcggagCCGAGCTCGTGCGTGTCGTCGGAGCCGGAGAGCGCCGGGGCGGCGGCCGCGATGGTGCTCGCGGCGTGCCCGCGGTGCCTGATGTACGTCATGCTGTCGGTGGAGGACGAGCCCAAGTGCCCCAGGTGCAGCCGCGACGTCCTCCTCAACTTcctcggcggcggcggcggcggcggcggcgcggCGAAGAAGGCCAATGACTTGGTTTAGTTAGCGAGTCGAGTTTAATTAGCTTAATTAGGTTGATTAGCTTAACCTCTTCTCCCTAATCTCTGTTATTTCCTCGCTTTGTTGTTCTATTGCATGCTACTGTTAATTACTCGACTTGATGCTTTGGCCAAATTAATCCCTTGTTTGTCCAAATTAATCCTTAATTTGCACCAATGGATAATCGAAACAATTAATCCtcaaaaaaattacttttaaaaaaatatttaaatatatgtCATGATATTTTTACATGTCTCTCAAGAATTAAAATAGAAGGACCAAACTGcatatattttaatatatgcaCTAATTATAAAGGAATTCCTTCGAAGGAAGGACGCAAAGCATTTTAatgaatattttaatatatttactaAATTATAAAAAGATAAATATAATATTCTTATGTTCTTAATTAGCAGGAAGAAGTATCGGAAGTGTATGCATTTGATCGAGAAATAAAAGCTTCCGGATTAATTTAAAAAGTGTCACGACGTTATAAGAAAATCATCATTTTACAacgagaatatatatatatatatatatatatatatatatatatattttgacatAGTCTTTGCATTTGCTTATGACTAATTTTGAAAAGCATACTTCGAGTGAAGCAAGTTCCTAATACTCAAGCTAAACTAAGCCATGCAATTCTTGATTAATTTTCTTGGACTTGTTTGTAAAATTAATGCAACTCAACTATCTCTCttctttttttatctttttttaattcagatatttaattctttaaacgaataattttaaagatgatCAATATAATTCCATATAAATTTTCCATCAGtcactaaaataaatttaaaaatgagcATCACAAAGACTCGATCAAACAGTCAATATTTTTAGATTTATCATcccattataaaaaaaaaatctatataacaTATCACACTAAGATTCAAATCATAAATATCTTATTAACAATATGAAAAACCTAACCATTAGTCCGAAGGCGATACGAACTATCTCTGACCACCTATCCAAGCGAATgaattcttattattattattattgtcctCTTCCTTGATAGCATTGTCCTTTTCGTCTCTTCTTTAGCCGATCCCTCCCTTCCCTATTTGGTATCACTTATGCTTGCTTCTTGTAGGCCAACATCCACGCTTGCATTCATTTTCGTAAGCTCTTCAATATCCTTAAACTAGCTCCAGCAGAATCATTGAATATAACATTGGACAAATCTTTAATCTCGAGTAACTCTTATTGTAAAAATGAATAAGTTTTACTTGATAGAAAATATCCAACACAAATACCTTCTTTCCCTTTGctaaaaggtttttaaatgatCTTTGTTATTTAAGATATATACCGTATATACGTAGGATGAAATGACGCGGCTAGAGAGAGCGAATAGCTAATAgtccaaaaatagaaaattgaCTTCCCATGCTTTTGCAACTCCTATGCAAACATTAGATAGAGCTGTTTTGACATCACTATATTAACAGAGGAAAATAACTCAGCTTGTGAATTTTTCCAAGTAAAAAAGGCACAAAATGGGGATCTCATACAATGAACATTACGCTAAATTATCTTACCTACAAAAGATCAAAACATTTAGAATGAACAACAGTAAATAAACTACAATTTCCATCACTACATTTACAAACATGAACTTCAGATTAAAGGGACAAGCAGCCAATTTTATATACCAAGTTTTACAACACACGCTCATACAATTTTTGACCTTGAAAACTAGTAAGGGTGTGAATGTACATCGAAATACAAGTGTGCTGCTATACATCTCATCACCAAACATCATAGGATAGGGCTTGACGCAAATAGAAGCTAGACGATAAGGGGATTTCTGCTCTCACATCAGGTCCACTAGATCTATTAAACTTTGGTCGCTCAGTTGCTGACCATTTGAAGGAACTTGGGCCGCCTGAGATGAATAGATATGCTGGGAAAGATGAGTGTTTTGGCGAGGCAATTCCTCACGATGAGCAGGATAGTTTGCCATAGATCGCAGACTGTTGGTTCTAAAATGATTTCCATTCGCATTTGGGACTTCTCCGATTTGGTTCTTGAGCCGTTGGACTTCTTCTCGCAATGCTTCATTGAGGGCTGTGCAAACCAACCAAGCTTTTCTCATGAGAATACAGCACAGGTTGTCAAGTTTTAACAGGTATTAgtattggaatgtatactaaaagcctagctttttgtataaacatatatttagaaataagaatcacattggtcaatatctacatttatatgctaagtatagttgttcaattaatttatattgtagataacatggtgcgtgatgtcacacacagaagatcatgttatcaattccttataaattataaacagtagctcacgactgagatggaaaggaacaaaccattagaatagtcgtagtgtaattaagtattagtttatcttgactgataaattaaactagtacactatgagtgtattgagcaggaccatttgaggtagtttctttttatactgactaaataaaagaacaatacctctgttattatagaagtgtatgctcttaatcctaatataataacaaacacatatacttaatatttatttctttgatttatcaaagggtgcgatttagttcgataaatcaataggtccgataaattgggaaatgatattacttatagtgtgtgttgttgattatagaaggaaactgtgtcctagtaatctaggttgataatgtccccaagagaagctcataaggattgtcatgttaaaccctgcaggtggacttagtccgacatgacgataaggttgagtggtactactcttggactaagaaattaattaaagtgattgtcagtaactcatttaattagtgggcattcgacatcttaaacacagggagattaacacacttataataagaaggagcccaaaacgtaatttgggattggtgcggtagttcaataataatttttagtggtatgaattattattgatgaaattaagttgagtgttcggggcgaacacgggaagcttaatttcatcgggagaccaaaaccaattcctcctctcggtccctatcgtagcctcttatttataaagtattatacccacccttacccactttcttacctatcctaatggggccgaccaagcaagcttgggtcGGTCAAGTAAAAGGATTAAGCCaagttaagtggccggccatggcttggagcccaagcttgattggccggccatattaaaaggggttttattttatttaaaatcttttcttaatgtggatatcatggttttaaaagagagtttaaaatttaaatctttccttttatagctttctacaaaagattgagaaaagatttgatatctttccttatttgtagattgaaaggaagattttaattttgataaaactttccttttttgtaaccatattcatgatttaaaaagagagttttaaaattaaatatttccttttataagtttctacaaaagattaagaaaatatttgatatctttccttatttgtagattaaaaggagattttaattttaaaaataacttttctttttagaaatcatccacatgtttaaaagaaagattttaatttataaaatttccttttataaccaaccatgaagggaaaaattattagagaaattttttattaaaatttccggaaacaaattaggaagttttaattcttgtgttattaaaactttccttgttgggagcttgaaggtggccggccacttgattcaTGAAAAGGAATttgtttttaatcttttaaattttccttttcatgacaaagaaattaaggaagtttttatttaaattttccttatttgtcaagaccgaggaatataaaagagggggtaagggtgccttcatgagagagaactctattttatttttcctccctctcttccttggtggtggtcggccattgtttctagctcttctccttttctcttcctcctttgtggccggcggcatcaacaaaaggagtccttggtggtcggttctagctaggagaagaaggaaagaaaggtggttttgtttctagcatcccttggagcttggtgatggtggccgaacctctacatccttggaggagctttggtggccgaaacttggtgaaggaagaagaagggtttgggtggttctcatctcggtagatcgttgcccacacaacgtccgagataagaagaggaatacggtagaagatcaagaggtcgttgcatacaaagcaaggtataactagtaattatttccgcatcatactagtttttttctttgtatgaactccaaacacaagagacatatgattctagattttcggattagatattcgaagttgtgttttttttattttttcgatcttgtgattcgattgttcattttgattaaacctaatgttattttaggaaattaaatattgaatttcgttaagaggctttgtcgaggtagtggtggatgctctcatacccaagaaggtcatgtgcctcgccatgtttgacctgggagccgatttccgaaataaatatttaattgaatttgtagcataggtagatttggatcaatagtgttaagttccgcttgcgatctaagtctaaaccattaagaacagataagttaaatttggaatcaataatgttaagttccgtttgcgattccgaatttaatttctaaagaacacaataggttgttaggaaaggttcgacacttgtacaaaatttttgtacagtggaaccggtacgatcttcgtAAGACCAACCAACAATTAGAATCTCATACTTGAATAAAAACTGTCGACAACTAAAATGAAACTATGAATTGACTTTTAAAAGATTCGGAATTGGAAACGATTTAGAGAACATTAGTTGTTCATGGCCCcaaaacaagataaaaaaaacaGATCACACGCATTATATACACTACTGGAGTTGTCTAGACTAAAAGATAAGGAAATTTATGTGATAAAAGAAATTATGTAAGAGCATAGCACACTAAATGGGACTATAAGCAAATtggaaaagggaaaaaaaactgACCCTCTCGAAGTTTCGACTGTTGCTCCATAGCCTGCAATCGCAACTTGAGTTCTCTGTTCTCAGCAGTCAAACTAGTACTGTCTCTCTGGATTATTTAACAGGATGGATTTCAATCATACATAACAgataccaagaaaaaaaaaatctagaataaTAATATCGAGATGGAAATGATTATAATCTGTAATGTGATcttttgattaataaaaaaactaTTCCTCTTTCAAAGAACACAAAAGCACACATGTTTCTATTTTTGTGGGGAAAACTATGAAAGAATATGCAGAATGTAAATCAAAAAGTAACTGAATCACATATAAGAATAAATTTGCATTTCATAGAGGATAGGAAATGAGCATGTGTGAAATTATATGGATAACATCTTTAAAGCTATTCGTTTTGTTGTCATAAATATGGTATGTACATAGTCCAAAATGAAGCAGTGGTAGGTAACTCCATGCAGAACCACAAGAGTGGAAGGAAGACCAAAGTTTCCACAAGCATGGAGGAACGAACATTGTACAGATGATGTAAGAGCACTATTACCTAGCATCTATAAGACTCGCTATTAAAGACTCATAACACTTCTACCACTTGCTTTGAAGTTGGGGCATAGATGTTATCTATGTCCAATTTGTTATACAAACTAGAGATTGAATAGTACATGATGATAGTAAAACCCAAAACACCAACTCGCATATAGATAAAATAAACCAACAGAAAGAGTTTACAAAGCATGCAGACATCATCAATGCTTGACCTTAGATTGACTTGGAGAATGAAGGGAGACCCTAGGAACAAGCCTCTCAAAAGAATGGGTTTCTACCTATGGTGGCAATACAACAGCACATAGCAAACTTTGCAAACTGAAATAGGGGAGAAGAAAAGCACTTTGCAAACAAAGCATTATGTAGCTTGACTCTCTACTAGATATAGCACACTGAAAATAGGACATTTACTTCAGAAAAGTGCAAGAAGAAAACAAGTGTTCAAGCTTCACTATCTAGAAGATTGCAGTCATGGCAAATAGTGAGTATAGGAAGGAGAAAACATGCAAATCTGGAGTCAACAAGCTACAGTAATGCCATAAGGTAGCAAATAGAAGATAaaggaataaaatataaaagaggggatcAACTAGTAAAAAGATGAGGTGTATCAAGAAGAAAGTAGGAGGCACCAGCATTGACAGAGGAGAGGTCACTTGACTCTAGATTGAGAAAGAACATGTTGCTGGCCTCAAGACAAAAATAAAGAGGGTTGGTAGAGAAGCAGAAGCTCGAGGCCAGATCTGCTATTGGGGAAATGTAAAAGTCTTGATGGACAAGTCATTCACCTTAACACACTGCAGTCAGTGAGAGAAGTCACCTACTTCAAGGGGAATCGACTCCAGGGAGTGCAAGATGTGACCACAGACAGCTTCAACAATCCATGAGAATGGATAATTTGTCATGAAGGGCAAAGCGTCGCTGTTGGACAACATCATACACTTGAAGTGGGCATCCATGTGTAGGTGTCTATAGCATGAAACTGGTAAACCAAACTGAACCAACTGATCCAAGCAAAAAAATTACTATATTGGCTTTATTGGTTTGATTTTGGTTTGCATACTCGATAAAATTATCAGTTTCTATTTGATTTCAATTTAAACTTGCGCAACCTGTTAAATCCAACTAAAGTGTATACATACACATAGatacatatatacatatgtataAATAGATGGATAAATAAATTAgtatataaagtatcatattttCTTAATgttatttactttttatgttcctatcaaaataaatattaaattttaataatttttatcattAATCTTAATTAGATAGTTATTTAAAagcttttttattaatttatatttatattttaattaacaGTTCTAAACCAAACTAAACTGAATCTAAACCGGAAGTTACAATGAATAGGATCCCATAGTGAAATACACCAAAGCATGTAGAATACATTGGCCTAGCTGGTTTGCTTGAATACAATGCTAGTCTGATTTGTGGGCTAGATCAGGAACCTTGGTGAAGTCCAGCAATTGCTTGGTCATGGTATCAAACATCTTTTATCATTTAAAATTATCAGATAACAAGATGTATCTATGCCTTAACTTTTCTACCTCCTTCTCACACTATCTCCTAGTAGTTCATCTTTGAGAGTAACAAAAATCTTCTCTGACACTACCAAACACTCGCAACCTAGCGACTATACAAGCATACTGGCATAGGTGGCTTACAATTTTCTCAGCTGAGGCATCTCAAGTAGTTGACTACATATTTTTTGCCTGTTGTATTCATTGTCTAGCAATGAAACCCAAGCCAAGTTGTGGCAGAATCACTAAACCCATTAATGACAGATTTATTGCATAAAATGTACTTTGTCATATCATATTATGCTACAAGATGTAAATATgtcaattgaaaatgaaaataaatgtttGTTAAGTATCTTATCTTGTTCTTAATGTCAATAGCATACTCCATCTAACTTACAAAAAAGTATTATCTTCCCAATCTTAGTTTAAAAAGTTACGAGAGTAATTTAAACACATTGATTTTTCTTTGGGTTATTCTAAAGTCAAGAGGAGCATTCTCTTAACACAATAAATACCTTAGGCAACTTTAGCTAATGCACCGTATTGATTATGTGTTGAAGAGATTGGAAATTGATTCTATAACCAATAAAATCAAGTAGAGACAACAATGAACAATCTATATCTCGTGATCTGATTGTCGTAAAATTAACTCCTCAAGTGCATGAGAAATTAATATCTAAAAACAAACTATTGAATGGATGGAGGAATAGTAAGTAATTCCAAATTGATCTAAATCGGCTTAGGACAAGACAAGGGCATGAGCCTAAATATGAGCATAGAAAAAGTGAGTGCGCAAGCGCAAACTTAAGTATCCCGAACTGTAGAATTGCATGGAATGAAATGAATGAAATAAATAATTGATCAGGTGGAACCCACATAAGTATACATAGCAGCCCAGGCGGGGCTACACCTGTGGCATCCACATGATCTGCACATGTGGCATCCATGGGCTTCCATATGCCTGTTCCATAGCCACACAAACAAGAGGATTGCTACCTTTTCTTGTTTGCACGTTAACCAGGAAGGCCCATTAACCTTTTGACCTCAAGAGGTGCATTCCCTCCTGCCATGTCACTGAATGTCAAAATAAATCAGTCAACTCGCCTTTGTTTGCATTATAAAGAGGATGCACGTGCAGATTAACCAGAAAACACAGCGCCTCACATTTCAAAAGGTGCTGAATTTTCATTTGTGTTCCATGCATTTGAAATTCAAGGGGCACACACCATCTATTGATGCCACTTAGTTGTGTCCTTCCACCCTATGATAGACTCTCTCTAGCACTTTCATTCATCCAAGAACCTAAGCATCTGCTCTCCTCTTTTTCTCTTGAGCATTCTATCTTCTATTGGCAACTTTGATGTATGAAATATTCGGATGTCCAAAGAATTTGCAGTGCTAATATTCCTCGGAGGAGGTTGTTGCATCTTAAGAGACCATTGTCATTCCACAGTGAGCATCATAGCAGGACAATCTGACCTCATAAATAAATCACAATTCTTGCTTTGTCCTGATAAATTCCCCATCAATCCTTCAAAATCACTCTTGCCTCCTTGATGAGATTCAATCCTTATTGAATTATAATAATCAGT from Zingiber officinale cultivar Zhangliang chromosome 4B, Zo_v1.1, whole genome shotgun sequence includes:
- the LOC121978733 gene encoding protein GL2-INTERACTING REPRESSOR 1-like; translated protein: MSGRGGRRGELKLNVPPPVAAEASHRRRRRRRRLEVESSSSSSSSEPSSCVSSEPESAGAAAAMVLAACPRCLMYVMLSVEDEPKCPRCSRDVLLNFLGGGGGGGGAAKKANDLV